TGTTGGCCTGTTTTAACAGAGAATGATTTATAGCAAACGAATTATCAATTATGAAATCAAGCATTTACAAACTATTAATGGGAAGTATGGTTGTTTTGAGCCTTCAAGCTAATGCTCAAAACGCTGTGGAGGCTCCTAATACTAAGGCTCCTAAAATCTCTCTTCAACAAGCTGTTGATATTGCTCTTAGAAATAATATCTCTGTTAAACAATCGGAAATTCAGCTACAAAACGCCTTGTTGAATCACCAACAATCCAAAAATAATCTTTTGCCTACAGCAAGTGGTACAGTGAGTGAGTTCTTCAACTTTGGTCGAAGCCTTGACCCATTTACCAACACTTACGTAGCCCGAAATATCAACTACAATAGCTTGAATGTCAATGCAGGCGTTACGTTGTTTAATGGCTATTTGCTAAAAAATACCATTGCACAAAACGACCTGTTGGTAAAAGCTAACCAGTTGGATATGCAGGCCATGAAAGAAAATATTTCGATGCAGGTAGTATTAGCCTATTTGAATATTCTCAATGCAGAAGACCAACTGGCAATCGGACAAAGCCAAACTGCTATTACACGCCTTCAAATCGAAAGAACTGATAAGTTAGTACGAGCAGGGTCGCTGGCTCAGTCAAACTTGCTAGACCTAAAGGCCCAACTTGCCAACGAAGAAACAACCGTTGTAAATAGCCAAAGCACTTTGGATTTGGCCAAGCTGACACTTTTACAGTTGTTGAACGATAAAGATATTTCAAATATCAACTTGGATAGAATATCTGTACCAACTCCAACCACCACATTATACGAAGCTCCTATTGATAAAATCTACGAAATTGCAGAAGATAGCCAGCCAGTTGTAAAAGCTTCAGATTTTCGTGTAAAAAGTGCCGATAGAGGTATTGCTATTGCTAAAGCAGGCTATTTGCCTACTATATCGTTTTCTGGAACGTTTGGGGCTAACCAATCAAATGCTCAAAAAGAATATCGT
The DNA window shown above is from Flectobacillus major DSM 103 and carries:
- a CDS encoding TolC family protein, coding for MKSSIYKLLMGSMVVLSLQANAQNAVEAPNTKAPKISLQQAVDIALRNNISVKQSEIQLQNALLNHQQSKNNLLPTASGTVSEFFNFGRSLDPFTNTYVARNINYNSLNVNAGVTLFNGYLLKNTIAQNDLLVKANQLDMQAMKENISMQVVLAYLNILNAEDQLAIGQSQTAITRLQIERTDKLVRAGSLAQSNLLDLKAQLANEETTVVNSQSTLDLAKLTLLQLLNDKDISNINLDRISVPTPTTTLYEAPIDKIYEIAEDSQPVVKASDFRVKSADRGIAIAKAGYLPTISFSGTFGANQSNAQKEYRVDGTNEQNLGTVSFNGQDIPLIVKTPRTVEMGTVGYFKQLENTLNYGFGVNANIPIFSRFANKTRVSQAKLQKTNAELEAQKTRLTLRQNIEQAYTNMNNAAKRYEALTVQVTALEESFRAAESKFNAGAIDFVSYNLQKTNLDKAKANQIQAKYDFIFRTKILDYYQNKPLTF